Genomic segment of Engystomops pustulosus chromosome 8, aEngPut4.maternal, whole genome shotgun sequence:
GGACCCCCAGAACTTCATTAGTACAGAACCCCCAGCAATTCATTAGTACAGGacccccagcacttcattagtacagaaccccccagcacttcattagtacaggacccccagcacttcattagtacaggaccccccagcacttcattagtacaggaccccccagcacttcattagtacaggaccccccagcacttccttagtacaggacccccagcacttcattagtacaggaccccccagcacttcattagtacaggaccccccagcacttcattagtacaggaccccccagcacttcattagtataggacccccagcacttcattagtacaggacccccagcatttcattagtacaggaccccccagcacttcattagtacagaacccccagcacttcattagtacaggacccccagcacttcattagtacagGACCCCCAGGACTTCATTATTAGTGGACCCCCAGAACTTCATTAGTACAGAACCCCCAGCAATTCATTAGTACAGGacccccagcacttcattagtacagaaccccccagcacttcattagtacaggacccccagcacttcattagtacaggaccccccagcacttcattagtacaggaccccccagcacttcattagtacaggaccccccagcacttccttagtacaggacccccagcacttcattagtacaggaccccccagcacttcattagtacaggaccccccagcacttcattagtacaggaccccccagcacttcattagtacaggacccccagcacttcattagtacaggacccccagcacttcattagtacaggacccccagcacttcattagtacaggaccccccagcacttcattagtacagaacccccagcacttcattagtacaggaccctcagcacttcattagtacaggacccccagcacttcattagtacaggacccccagcacttcattagtacaggacccccagcatttcattagtacaggacccccagcacttcattagtacaggaccccccagcacttcattagtacagaacccccagcacttcattagtacagaaccccccagcacttcattagtacaggacccccagcacttcattagtacaggaccccccagcacttcattagtacaggacccccagcacttcattagtacagGACCCCCAGCACTTGAAGCACTGAAGATGGTGGAGCCATTATCCAGCGAGATGCAGATGATCAGGTCAGTACATTTATCACTGATGTGTCTGGTTCGGGGCAGGATCAGGGAATTTGATTGTCTATAGTGAAAGTTCCAAGTAGGTGTTTTTGTTGCACATGGTCATCCTCCTAGGGAACTGATGGAACGAGGCAGGAAGAAACTGAAGAAACTCTAAACCAatcataaaatatgcaaataatatcATCTCCTGTGATAAAGTACAAAGTATCAGGTGGTGTCATGTATACAGAAGACACGGTACAGCAGATACGGGATCACGTATATGACTGCAGGAAATCGCTGACCCTGATAGTCCGCCATATGATGTTCATGTCCTGTTGTATATATCATGACCATCTATATCTaagctgtacattacatggggctgATGGGCAGTAAGCAGCCGTACACTCTAGGATACTGCTCCGATAGTGTCCAACCAACAGAGTAAATTAGAGGAAAAACTAAGTTGATGCAACATTTACAGGTAAATGGGAGATTTTGACTGCTCTAAATTGCGACTTATTGGGGGGCATTTCCTAAGGGCAGTGcagtctgcactatgtgcagtgtcctgtgtacagtGCAGGGGGCCCTAGACTCGGGATTTCTGGAGCACGCTCTTCATGAGTAGATAACCATTGCACAGACAGTAGAGAACCTAGAGCAACTCTATAGAGAGCAGAGATTCATTGTAAAAACAGTTGACATCCTAAAACAGTTGTGCAGAGAGCAGATAATTATTGCACAGACAGTAAAGGACCTAGAACAGTCATTCAGAGAGCAGAGAACATTGTACAGACAGTAGAGGACCTAGAACAGTCATACAGAGAGCATAGAACCATTGTACAGACAGTAGAGGACCTAGAACAGTTATTCAGAGAGCATAGAACCATTGTACAGACAGTAGAGGACCTAGAACTGTCATACAGAGAGCAGAGAACCCATTTACAGACAGTAGGGGACCTAGAACATTCATACAGAGAGCATAGAGCCATTGTACAGACAGTAGAGGACCTAGAACAGTTATTCAGAGAGCAGAGAAACCGTTTACAGACAGTAGGGGACCTAGAACAGTTATTCTGAGAGCAGAGAACCATTGTACAGACAGTAGAGGACCTAGAACAGTTATTCTGAGAGCAGAGAACCATTGTACAGACAGTAGAGGACCTAGAACATTCATTCAGAGAGCAGAGACCCATTGTACAGACAGTAGAGGACCTAGAACATTCATTCAGAGAGCAGAGACCCATTGTACAGACAGTAGAGGACCTAGAACAGTCATACAGAGAGCAGAGAACCCATTGTACAGACAGTAGAGGACATAGAACGGTCATACAGAGAGCAGAGACCCATTGTACAGACAGTAGAGGACCTAGAACAGTCATACAGAGAGCAGAGAACCCATTGTACAGACAGTAGAGGACATAGAACGGTCATACAGAGAGCAGAGAACCATTGTACAGACAGTAGAGGACCTAGAACAATCATACAGAGAACAGAGAACCATGGTACAAACAGTAGAAGACCTAGAACAGTCATACCGAGAATCATTGTATAGACAATAAAAGACATAGAACATATCTACTACAGAGAGCAGAGAACCATTGTACAGATAGTAGAGGACCTTGAACAGTCATACAGAGAATCATTGTACAGACAGTAGATGACTTAGAACATATCTACTACAGAGAGCAGAGAATTAATGTACAGACAGTAGAGGATCTAGAACAGTTATAGAGAGACCATTGTGCAGTAAAGACTGATTTCTAGAAAGACAATAGGGACAGATTTTTACATATCGTATATTTCCCTCCTCTGGTGCTCCTGTTCACCAGCGGCATCGTATGTCACTGGCCGGTCTCTCCTTCTATACAGAGGCTGGCGGTGCCATCCTGACCACAACCAGGCGCCTGGGACGTagggagcagcagaggagatgAGGAGAAGATGTTTATTGTTTTCCTCTACCTTTTATTAAATCCTGAACAACTCCTTTAAAATTCCAATGGAATCTGAGTTTGtttcctatagtaaccaatcacagcaagGCTTTCCTTCAGGGAAATGCTCTTTTATAATCCAAGGTCTGTCATTGGTAGTTATAGGTCACAAATCTGGTCATCTGGCGTTTCCCCTTGGTAGGGACCAGAGGCAGGGCCGGcattatgggtaggcaaagtgggaatTCAtccaggagaatctcttctttcaaattaatctaaaattgtgtttctaggtgtcagggatCCGGagttattcaggtttaaagtgagaatattatatataaaaatcactccagacGGCAGCTAATATTTCCATTTTCCTATCAGTTAgaaacacatattatatatattcttttatatAATAGGAGACTATCCTCTATCATAGGAAAAAAGTGAGATTctttgtgtcacagagccagagatacagccccctgaagtgtgaccccctccagattcttagccatcaggctgcagggagaatttgctgcacacaggagctgctgcacctcacagataatggaaataatcacagggggggggggagggcgtgTCTAACCGCCATGCAGGACGGACGCACATGAGATAGCTCCGCTCCGGGCCATCGGGTAAAGGGAGATAAAATATACTGTGCATGGGGAAATCAGGATCCAGACGTACCTCCAGGAGGACACAACCCTCCCCGGTCTCAGGCACCCCGATatttaacttcttttttttttttttataagaaaatttttatTAATACAAATCACAAATACATAATCTCTTAACCATTATACATATTTAAATCCCATTTAATACCAGATACATAAAAATTCCATATCCAACAGATTAAAGTACAACCACAAACAATCCTATACTTTTTACCAAAACACGGAGTATTAAATTCCACCTCTTTCCTTGCACCAGTGTGGTTAACCGgaagtaatattatattatatctccCAAATTACTTTAAACAGAATACATTAGTATCTGGATTTCAATAAACCAACCTTTTAATTTATcaccaccccccctccctctcatgGTCTGCAGACTCTCCAAATTATTAAacttctcaaaaaaaaaataataattgggaTAAGATACTCATTCAGGATCCTGGAGGGAACCAAACCTTCTCCCCGTACTCCCTCTTGCCTATTGTTTTATAATGAGAAATCTCATACTTCCCCACTAATTCAACCAGTTCTTCCCAGTTCCTGAATACTGGCAACTCCTTACTCCCCCATTGTCTAACCACTAACAATCTgcccaaaaataacattttattacatctGTCTCTATCAACCCTCGAGAGCTTCTCCAGATCAATTACCCCGAATAACGCATCCCTTACTGAGACCCTCACATCCCCTGTACACCTCCTTTCTACTTCTTCTATCACCTTCCTCCAGAAGGGACGAATCTTGGGACACTCCCATATTTTATGTAGATAGCCAGCGTTTGGATTGGAGCGTCTCTCACAATCGGCATTTTCCCTCAACTTCATTCTATACAATTTTTCCGGTGTATAATGCAATCTTTGTACAATATTAAATGGAACTATTCTGTGGCTACCACCTAGTGAAGACCTTTTTATATTCCTAAATATTTCTAACCACATTCTTTCCCCTATatttcctaactccttttcccacCCTTTCTTTGCAGGATATTGCTCATATTTACATTTCTCCCTCATTATACTCTTATATAATTGTAAAAGGACCCCCTTATTCTTACCCCCCAACCTTATAATTTCAATACTTTGACATGTCTCCACACCCAATCTTTCCTTTTCTATTTTATGTGCTGCGTGATAAACTTGGAAAGCTCTAAAGGGCCCTATCCACCTTAATTCTGGTGTTTTCATCAAAGACTTCATAGTGATTCtcccctcctcatctacaatttGTGAAATATATTTAATCCCTTTTCTAGTCCAAAAACCATATTCTGGAATAGTTAAGAATTccttaaaattaaaattatgccatATTGGACTAAATGAGAAAACTCCCCTAACCTTCAACCACTCTTTTATTTTTCCCCAACATTTATTCAATAGTTTACTAATATCCATATTCCGATATCCCTCTTGCATTAATACGCTACTCTCCAATAATTCTAGTAGATTTCCGTATTTCCCCTGACTCATGTCAATCATCCTTTGAAATGCTGAGCAATCCCTTCTTAGGATCAGGAAACTTAATTGGGACGCCACGAAATACGCTCTAAAATCCGGGATAGCTAAGCCCCCTAGATTCACTGGATTATACAAGTGGGAAATCCTTATCCTGGCTCTCTTCCCTCCCCAAATTAAATCCCCCAGAATGCTCTCTATTTTTTTAAAGGTCCCTTGTTGGATCCAGACCGGGGAGCAGCTGAGGGGATATAATAGTTGTGGCAGAGCCACCATTTTAATTAGGCTCACTCTATCTGCCTTTGAGAATGGCATTTTTTCCACCCATTTACTCTTTTTCTAATAATTTCAATTAGTGGGTTAATGTTTAAATCTACAAAACAACTCATTTCCTCCGAAACCAGGACTCCTAAGTATTTTAAATTTCCACCCTTTTTCAGGTACCTCAACTTACAATCCTGCGATTTGATTTCTTCCCCCAGTGGGAGTACTGTGGATTTTTCCCAGTTTATGGATAGTCCGGAGAACCTTCCGAACTCCTCTACTACTTTGATTACTCTAGGGATCCCTTCCTCCGAGTTCTGCAGTGTAAACAGAATATCGTCTGCGTACAGGGATATCTTATCCCTCTCCCCGCCGCTCCCGCATCCCTGAATATCCTTTGTTTCTCTTATTTTAATCACCAATGGCTCTATATATAATGCGAAGAGAAgcggggagaggggacacccctgcCGTGTACCTCTGGTCAAAGTGAAACAAGATGAATTACTTCCCCCCACCCTAACCCTGGCCTTCGGGGTCTGATACATCACCCTTACCCCCTCGATAAACCTTGGTCCAAAACCAAATTTTTTCAATACAGCCCAGAGGAagcgccactccaccctgtcaaaagcCTTCACGGCATCTAATGACAGGATAGAGCGGCGCCCCCCCACTCCCAACTGAACATCCGAGAAGAGATGGTGCAGATTATGGCTTGTGCTTCTGCCGGGTATAAACCCATTCTGGTCCGGGTGTACCAAAGAGGGGATCACTTTTTTTAGTCTATTTGCTATGATCTTAGCATAGAGTTTAACATCCGAATTTAAAAGAGATATAGGCTGATATGAGCTCCCTCAAATCCTTGTCCTTCTTTGGAATCACCACTATTACTGCCTCCTCCATGGACTGTGAGATGTGACCCACTTTCCTCACCTCATTGAACACCAGGAACAGAAGAGGTCCCAACACCTCGGAGTATTCTCTATAAAGCCTATATGGAAAACCGTCCGCTCCTGGGCTGGAGTCGGGCGACGTCCCAATAACCTCCATTACCTCCTCTAAGGAGACTGGTGCCTCCAGTGACTCTTTCCCCCGATGTCAACTTAGGGAAGCTAATATTGTCCAGATAGGGTTGAAGTTCCGAACTCGAACCATCCCCCTCGGATTGGTACAATTTCTGGTAGTAAATCCTAAACTGTTCCAGTATTCCCTCCTCCGTTTTCTCCAATCCTCCCTCCTGATTTAATACTTCTTTAATTTTAGTATCCTGTGACTCTGGGGCTATAATGGAGGCTAAAACTTTTCCCGGTTTCCCTCTTTCCAAAAAATTCTTCTGTCCCCTAAAAAAGACTTTTTGCTGTGCCTTTTCTTTCCTATATACATTCATAGAGTTCCTAGCCTCCCACCAGGCTATCTTCCTTTCTTTAGTTGGATCTTTGACCAAATTCTTAAGCTTCTCTTCCATATCCCTTCTTAGGGATCTTTCCTGTGCTTTAAATTCCATCTTTTTATCGTCAATTTTATCCCTAAATATCCCTCTAAGATACGCTTTCAAGGTGTCCCAGACTAACAACAAATCGGGCATGCCACAGTCTTTTTCCCAAAATTCATTAATAAGCCCCAGAATTTCCCCTTTGTCATCTAAAACACTCAACCAGTGAGGGTTTAGTCTAAACGAGATTTCTTCCTTTCTTCCCCTATTTTCAACCTCAATACCACTGGTGAGTGATCAGATATGGTAATATTTTCGTACCTCATACTAGCTCTCGTGGGTCTGGCTATAGCAAGAGAAGGCCTTTTTTTCTGAGTATAGGAACCGCCAAACATCAACAAAACCAGCTTCCTTACAAAAATTTCTCAAATTTGGGGTACTACTATTCTTATAATTCAtatttcccctcatcctcattctgTCCCTTTCCCCATCCATAATAGCGTTAATATCCCCCATAACTAAAACGGGACATGGATCCCTTACCTCCATAAACTCCAGAAGCTTTCCCAGTACTGTAAACGAGAATGGAGGGGGAATGTAGGCAAAGGCCAGAATATTAACCTGCCCCCTCCAGGacccatagaaaaaaatatatctcCCCAATTTATCAATTTCTGTTCTAAAAATCTTATACTCAATCTTATTATGAAACAAAACCGTAACCCCTCTGGAGTATGAGGAGCCGAACAAATGAAATATATTTGATGCCCATCTTTTTTCCAACCAGTGTTTTGATTCCGGGGTAAGATGGGTTTCTAATAAACAAACTATGGATGGGAGGTGCCTTTTTATAAGGTCCTCTACCATACATCTTTTTGTTCGGTCCCCCAGACCCCTAACATTCCAGGTCCCTATTTGTAACTCCATTTTTcataaaaagaaagagaaaaaaaaaaaaaaaacagaaacagaaaaaGTCTGCGGCCATGAGATGCTCCctaaccctcccctcccccctgcccACCACCCTCCCCTCCCCTTCTCTCCCCATCTCCTATCCCTCCATacaaccctcccctcccccccctcccccttccttgaCCTGCCTTGCTTCTGATACAGCACCTTCTGTGCATCCCTCCCCCTCCAATTCCCCGTTATCTCCTTTAAATTAACTCCTCATTGTATTCCTATACTATCGAGCCAGTTTGCAGCTTcttcagtattatagtcgttatggATAACTCTGTTTTGCCGGGAAGAGTAGTGAAAATTTTAGTTTTGCCCCATGGAGCCGTTTTTTAATTTCCTTGAACTTTGCCCGTTTCTGCAAAGTCTCCCGAGAGTAATCCACAAAGACAAAGATCTTATTTCCATTGTAAATTATCTCCTTTTTTCCCCGTAAATTTTTTAGGATAGTTTCCCTGTCTTTTGAGTTGAGTAATTTTGCCAGGATCACTCTGGGGAGAGATCCCACCGGAGGGGGTTTCCCCGGAACCCTGTGAGCCCGTTCTATGGCAAAAGATTTGGAGAGACCCTCTATTTTTATCTCGTCCGATAACCATTTTTCCAAGAAAGACTCTAAATCTTTTCCTCCTATGTCTTCTGGGAATCCCACAAAGCGGAGATTGCCTCTTCTAGACATATCCCCCAGGtctgttagtttttctttaaggTATTTATTCTCCTGCTCTAATTTCTCTGTCCTTTTTCCCATAGCTCTTTGCTCCTTTTCTAGAGTTTTCACCTGGTCCCTTGTTTCTGCAAGTGATTCTCTTATTTTACCCAAATCTCCTCTAATGAGGGAAATGTCTGTTTTCACATCACTAGTTTCTTTTTTTAGTTCCTCTAATGAGGAGTTGAGCTTCTGAACATTAGATAGAATCTCCCTCAGAATAGGGTTGggctctccatcctcctcttcccccCGTAGTACCTCATACCTAGACCcgctgcctgcccccccccccctcccctcctcctgggGGTCAGGCTGAGTCTGAGAAGATTTCCCCAGATGTTTAGTTTTAATGGTAGGCGATTTCCACAATTTGTCTAACTTCcccacctgctctgctttcccccCTGATCTATCTTTCTCCTTAGGGGAagacatgccccccgatttccttccTTGTGTTTTAGGAGGCATATTTACTCAGGGGGGATGTACCGGGAGAGAAGATGACAGagtgcccaaaaaaaaaaaatgcacaataaCAGCGAATTACTCAATAAATCTCAACTAGCACATCTAACATGATGATCAGCAACCGCTAATATTGGTAACAGTTATTGCAAAGTGGTTAAACACTTGACCATAGGCGACAGTCCTCCAGTTGTCAATTAGGCCCTCCACCTGCAGCAAAAAcagttaggctaaattcacactgccgtgagcccgccgcaccgtagcacggcgggcacacggcagcgcggggagaggaggaggaggtgagcgcagctcacccccgcccctctccatagaaactaatggcgcacggcgccgtaatacggggaaagataggacatgtcctatctttccccgggctacggagcggtacggtgccgcacgtgtgctgcaccgtaccgctcccgtacagggccgtgagcccataggagtgtatgggggacgtatatcggccgtatatacgtcggccgtatatacgtcccccatactgtagtgtgaatgtagccttagatataGCTCCGTCTTAGGAGTGCCGAGCTTTGCTGTATGATATTTCCTCCACAGCTCTGGATGTCCCTTATCCTTGTATAGGAAGCAATAAATCGAAGTCACAGGGGGGTCTTCCAGCTTTTAGGAAAGGTAGTTAGTCCCAAGAGTCCCCACTAGGATTAATAATAAGTACTAATTAATGGGCAGCAGACGCTGGGCCGTCCCCCAGCTACAGGGTGCAACCTGCCCAGACAATAATTAATGCAGACACGGAGAAGGTCCCACAAAAAGTTTAGTAAAGTTAGTAACAAAACAGAAAAGAAGAACGGTTAGGTATAGCCATGTCTTAGAAATGCCCAGCTTTGCTATATGATATTTCCGCCACAGCTCTGGGTGTCCCTTATCCTTGTATAGGTAGCGATAGATCAAATTCACAAGGGATTAACCCAGGATAGTAGGTATTCCATACCGGTTAGTCGTTAATCAATGGACAGCGGTCACTGGGCTATCCCCCAGCTGCAGGATGCTACCTTCCCAAGCAGTAGTTAATACAagcgtgggaaaaaaaaaaaaaacccacagaagATTAGTAACAAAGCGGCATAAGCGGTTATGTATAGCTCCGTCTTAGGAGCGTCCAGCTTTCCTGTATAGTATTTCTTCCACAGCTCTGGGTACCCCTTGTCCTTGTATGGACAATAATGAATTAAAGTCACAGGGGGTTAACACAGAGCAGGATCAGAGCCACTTCCATCGCATATGGGAAAAATAAACAATACTTAGCTGGCACTTCAATTTTACGGGTCTTGCAGCTTAATTACACCGTACCCCTCTCCCTCTTCTGCGCCTTTTTCCACCTAGGTTCTTCTTGGGTTCCTCCACCCCAAATTACTCCTAGGGTCACTCTCCAAACGGTATAAAGCACCAAGGGGGTCCGGCTCACCATCTCCTGACCGCGGGCAGGCGGTCCATGCTGCTGCAGCCTCTACTCTCCCACCGCGTCCCCTCCTCCGTGTAACAGGGCTCCAGGGATACGCTGGTCCGGGAGTCTGAGGAATCGCCGCTCACAAGCCGGCTTGTCGAGCCATCAGCTGCTTTCGGCTCGTGGAGGAGAACGCCGGGGAGCGAAGAATGGAGGGGGAGGGACCGGGAGCGACGCGCTTACGTCATCCCGCTAGGCACGCAATCCCCTCTCGATATTTAACTTCTTTAAGCCGCTCCAGGACCGCTCTCCCTCCACGGACAGCCGCTCCCGCCATCTCACACCACGCGGCCGGCAGCAACACTGTGCTCAGCAGGAGAGCGCTCAGCAGCTGGAGCGCACACACCAACAGCGCTCACGGTCCAGCTGCAGGAGCGCACACAGCAGCAGGAGCGCACCCAGGAGCAGGAGAGACCACAGCAGCAGCGCTCACAGCTACAGCACGCTGCTGTGAAGAGAGGAGCACGGAGCCGCACCGGGACTCCCTCACCCCGATCAACGGCAGCTCCAGGGAAGGAGAACAAGGCTGGACAGGACCGGGGTAAGTGCAATAGCCCTTGCAGCACCAGCCCCCAAGCCCACACACAGCTAAGGCTCCCGCCCATCACACCAACCCCTGCATTGGATCATATAGCCACCGCTCAGGGCCAGCGCTCCGTCACCAGATCCCTCACCCGCAACGCCACTCAGGGACAATGAGGAAAAATGGCCCCTCCACATAATACCCAGGGAGATAACTCCACTAAGAAAGGAGCAGGGGGGAAAGGAGACTCAGGCAACAGCCCCCCATCTAAACGCACCCTGTTCGGGTCCCCAGCTACATCACAGGCTGGCAAAAGAAATACCCACAACCAAGCTAATGGTAGAAAAGAGGCTCCTGATTACTTCACTTATCCAGATCCTGAGACTTCTCAGAGCCCATAGAGACCTGCAGCCTCACAGCCAGAGCATGCTGATGTACTAGTCAGCCTCCCCCCTCCTGAAGAAGCAGCGCTAGCCCTGAGAAGCCATCCAGAACTCCAGGCTCTACTAGCACTCCTCCCCTCAAAAAGGGACATGGATACATTAGCATCTGACCTAAAAGGCGCCTGGCGCCAAGACCTTCAAAAGGTCCAATCTGACGTATCATCCCTACAAGAAAGAGTAGACGAGCTGGAATCATTCAGAACAGAAATCTCCTCCACAATCCTGGAGCTACAAGCTGCTACTAGCACACAAGAAAGCCAACAGCGCCATCCAGCGGCCCAGCTAGACGATCTGGATAACAGAAACAGACGGAATAACATCCGTAGAGGAGGTCTACCAGAAGCAACTCATACACCTGATCTGATCCCCACACTCACAGGCATCTTCAATAGCCTCCTGGAACGGCAGGTCGATACTCCACTCGGATCTGACCACGATCACAGAGCTCTAAGAGCCAGAAGCTCGGATCCTTCTAGACCTCGAGATGTAATCTGCCGAATTCACTACTATGCCATTAAAGAACAAATCCTGCAAAAGGCACGCAACAAGGGGGAAATAGACTTTGATGGAGCAAAAATAACCCTTTTCCCAGATTTATCTCGGAGAACACTACGCCAGAGGGCCATGCTACGCCCACTACTCTCGCTCCTACAAGCCAGAAACATCAACTACAGGTGGGGGTTCCCCTTTGCTCTCCATGCCAAGAATGGCACCAAACAAGCAACACTAATCCATCCAGAGGATCTGCCAAGCTTCTTGGAAGAATTAAACCTACCACGCATATCCCTCCCCAACTGGGATGACCCTTTCACCGATCAAGATCCAAGACAGAATACAAGATCCCTGAGCTGGAACCAAAATTCCTCCATCAGATTCGGCACGCCACGACAGCAGAGACAAAGAGAACGAAGGATGCCATCATTAGAGAGACTTCAAGAAAGTTAAAGGAACTCTAATCTCAATCCACAAGCAGTAAGACATATCTGATCCACCTTTATTGATGTCTTTATTGATGTCCTTATTGCAGAAGACGATGTCAGCCATATACCTGACAGTTCAGTCTGTTCTGATTTAACTGTTCTTGTCATGGGAGGTCCTAGGTGTCCTCGCGAGCTCCCCATATTACATCACAACACCTATCGACGGGTTCTTCCAACCCTAAACTATTCAGACAAGGAGCCCGCGATCTCACCCGGGATCTCTCAAACCGCactccaataatatatttttattatctgTTGTTAACAAAACCCCATACCAAATCCAAAGTGCTACATCACACATTCTTCCCCACACACAAACTCTAAATTATATATCGACTATATCCCTTAAGTTATCCACAGGCCCGGATAAATGACAATTGATAAAAAATAACTAACAACCTATAGATTGCACCCAACACTACAATAAACAAACAACCTAGACACAACCCCCCAATAGGCTTAACCGTAATAAGGCATTACGGTTCTTAAAATTGCGTAAACGCAACTCTCAACTAGATTTGTCCGACTTACCCTAGCTAAGTCTGTTTTTCACCTTTCCTGCCCTTCCCCAGCTTCCCTAAAATCGCTACCACCCAAGTCCAGGTACTCATCACAACCAAATCAAATAAAACAAAGAACAACTCCTAATCGGAAACAAAATGACCTCATCTTTAAAAATAACATCTTTCAACGCAAAAGGCCTTAACCAACCCGAGAAAAGGTCTAAGATTCTTTACACTATGCACAGACAAAAAGTTCATATTCTTTGTGTGCAAGAAACACACTTTAAAACGAACCATACCCCAAACATCAAAAACAGGTACTACCCAACATCCTACCACTGCACTAACCCAGAAGGGAAAACAAATCATACCCCAAACATCAAAAACAGGTACTACCCAACATCCTACCACTGCACAAACCCAGAAGGGAAAACAAAGGGAGTctcaattttttttcacaaaaacattCAATGCAAAGTGCAAGA
This window contains:
- the LOC140075759 gene encoding uncharacterized protein, encoding MDTLASDLKGAWRQDLQKVQSDVSSLQERVDELESFRTEISSTILELQAATSTQESQQRHPAAQLDDLDNRNRRNNIRRGGLPEATHTPDLIPTLTGIFNSLLERQVDTPLGSDHDHRALRARSSDPSRPRDVICRIHYYAIKEQILQKARNKGEIDFDGAKITLFPDLSRRTLRQRAMLRPLLSLLQARNINYRWGFPFALHAKNGTKQATLIHPEDLPSFLEELNLPRISLPNWDDPFTDQDPRQNTRSLSWNQNSSIRFGTPRQQRQRERRMPSLERLQES